The following are encoded together in the Lactuca sativa cultivar Salinas chromosome 1, Lsat_Salinas_v11, whole genome shotgun sequence genome:
- the LOC111879735 gene encoding transcription factor bHLH130: MYGDGDSSDAIARDMNSLLHSSTFKHPPEGEFAEIKELISSDSSYSDYNHHDDEHNHNYSRNQNQGRQIESSLMRYRSAPSSFYASLLDENGCDDFLAPVETSNHTREKFFSSGQHHQHVFQSDSHDFIRYASNIDSKEEGINPKLNHTQISNPIFGGNSHQMSHVQPPSNSYNHHTNTNHNQMGSSSTLRTMNLTTSNLIRQSSSPAGFLSSLNAETGFAGMSDVGKPISSSRLNNRISFSSVSSSSPPFLPQISENKNDSTFKSLKRTRDSDSMMFPSSITSDIENGSSRHYSPRLVHHMSLPKTSSEMATAEKFLRFEQDSTPCKIRAKRGCATHPRSIAERVRRTRISERMKKIQSLFPTMDKQTSTADMLDLAVQYIKDLQKELKTLNDARGRCTCSTQQ; this comes from the exons ATGTATGGTGATGGTGACTCATCCGATGCGATTGCGAGAGATATGAATTCACTGCTGCATTCCTCTACTTTTAAGCATCCTCCGGAGGGTGAGTTTGCGGAGATTAAGGAGTTGATTTCTTCCGATTCTTCTTATTCCGATTACAATCATCATGATGATGAGCATAATCACAATTACAGCCGGAATCAAAATCAAGGCAGACAAATTGAAAGCTCGTTAATGCGTTACCGTTCTGCTCCGAGCTCCTTCTACGCGAGTCTCCTCGACGAAAACGGATGCGATGATTTTCTTGCTCCCGTAGAGACCTCGAATCACACGAGGGAAAAGTTCTTCTCCAGCGGACAGCATCATCAACATGTGTTTCAATCGGATTCGCATGATTTTATACGGTATGCATCCAACATAGATTCAAAAGAAGAGGGGATTAATCCGAAGTTAAATCACACGCAGATTTCTAATCCCATCTTCGGTGGTAACTCACATCAAATGTCTCATGTACAACCACCGAGTAACAGCTACAATCATCATACTAATACTAATCATAATCAAATGGGGAGCTCGTCAACACTTAGAACGATGAATCTAACGACCTCAAATCTCATCAGACAAAGTAGCTCTCCAGCTGGATTTTTGTCCTCCTTGAACGCTGAAACTG GCTTCGCGGGAATGAGTGATGTGGGGAAACCTATTTCTTCAAGTAGGTTAAATAATCGTATTAGTTTCTCATCagtttcatcttcttctccaccaTTCTTGCCTCAAATTTCTGAAAACAAGAATGATTCCACATTCAAGAGCTTAAAAAGGACAAGAGATAGTGATTCAATGATGTTTCCTAGCTCGATAACATCGGACATTGAG AATGGATCCTCTAGACATTATTCCCCTCGTTTGGTCCATCATATGAGCTTGCCAAAAACTTCTTCTGAAATGGCGACTGCTGAAAAGTTCTTGAGATTCGAACAAGACTCGACTCCATGCAAGATACGTGCCAAGAGAGGATGTGCCACACACCCACGGAGTATCGCTGAGAGG GTGAGAAGAACCAGAATAAGCGAGAGAATGAAGAAAATACAATCGCTTTTTCCTACCATGGACAAG CAAACAAGCACAGCAGACATGTTAGATTTGGCTGTTCAATATATTAAAGATCTCCAAAAAGAATTGAAG ACTCTCAATGATGCTCGGGGAAGGTGTACATGTTCAACTCAACAATAA